One stretch of Roseimicrobium sp. ORNL1 DNA includes these proteins:
- a CDS encoding PVC-type heme-binding CxxCH protein: protein MHSSRLTLPLLLAALAGFTPLQQAAAETLIRWDKRVLETRFFSEGAAFGDLNNDGKNDIVYGPYYWLGPEFKEPVSFYKQDAFNINGYSNNFFSYVHDVDGDGFKDVLVLGFPGKEGRWYRNPGKTPAAEWAVYQVADIVDNESPEFTDITGDGKPEIVCSREGRFGYYSPDGGDVTKAWQWHPLTEDVKVGKFTHGMGIGDVNGDGRLDFLEAKRWWEAPASGDAWKQHTFNLTGGGGAQMFAYDFNGDGRNDIITSLNAHQYGVALFENKGGQDGAAWEKQLIVGSQPWENAYGIRFSQPHALALQDVDGDGIKDLITGKRYWAHNGHDPNERDPRVLYWFQTKRGKDGKVDFIPHMIDGDTGVGTQLTTGDIDGDGLLDVVVGNKYGCRVLLQRREQVSPERFAQFQPKKFYGPDSTPSSKYAGGQSPQDAIKGMTLPAGFKAELVTAEPDLVQPIAMCWDERGRLWVVEGNTYPQRAPEGEGKDRILIFADEDGNGSFETRKVFADNLNLVSGIEVGFGGVWIGSAPNFLFIPDKDRDDKPDGPAQVLLDGWGYQDTHETLNSFIWGPDGWLYGCQGVFTHSRVGKPGTPDEQRVPLNCCVWRYHPVKHEFEVFAHGTSNPWGLDFNDQGEFFVTACVIQHLYHIVPGGRYHRQAGQHFNPYTYEDISTAADHVHYAGTVGENAHWGPRAGQVNLPVSNDTDHAGGGHAHCGLSIYNGDNFPAEYRGELLFSNLHGHRLVQDHADPIASSYVGQHRGDFLRSNDHSFISVTQKVGPDGALYISDWADKQTCHHRDVKAWDRSNGRIYRIVYDTHKPWKGDLSKLGDADLAKMAVESTNGWFERMARRILMERAASGKLEKGAAGNPVASTQLMEWYVKNSPPARESAPNGRLKSQWALEMIGANQPDVVGAPPSDTDESLNVFAIRTLPGKSLNAESIGHLNTAAKASKSPVVRRELASLLQRLPIAQREGIAKALIVRKEDATDPMIPLLIWYGIEPLVGEDPAKGIALATVSQMDMVTGFIYRRLSGEPAGREALLSAIAGMKDPAQQKKTLAMLVDAARTAGKLSLPQNWSATSASLRAVDADAVNELSALFGDAAAITAFREELANASAPPQKREAALRILLQVRDVASAKQSQQIIDGAASPLRRKAIQALAGLPDEGNAPALVKAYASLSNEEKSDAISVLASTKEGAVALLKAVESKTVPRDALTPFLIRQLETLKDKNVDALVAQVWGTVNQAKAELPQRVAKFKAMLSADKLKGADLVNGKLVFTSTCGTCHRLLGEGANVGPDLTGSNRGSIDYLLENVLDPNAIIGKAYQLNLFSMKDGRVLSGIVKEETDGAYRMVMPGGVEFTLTKAEVAKREVSKFSTMPEGQFEALPPEMVINLVAYLQNNVSKPATPVAAGGSARSVEGAIEGESLKVLSKTGGTARPQPMGGFGPNWSGGQHLWWTGAKAGDTLTLSLPVEKAGKYALKIALTKARDYGMIEASLDETPITAAKLDLYNTPNVVHTGELDWGSYDLPAGENKLTIKITGANAAAIQKFMVGIDYIKLQKL, encoded by the coding sequence ATGCACTCCTCACGTCTCACCCTGCCGCTCTTGCTCGCGGCTCTGGCCGGTTTTACCCCGCTTCAGCAGGCTGCTGCTGAAACCCTCATCCGCTGGGACAAGCGGGTGCTGGAAACCCGATTCTTCAGCGAAGGCGCGGCCTTCGGTGACCTGAACAACGACGGCAAAAACGACATCGTCTACGGGCCCTACTACTGGCTCGGTCCTGAGTTCAAGGAGCCGGTGTCCTTCTACAAGCAGGATGCCTTCAACATCAACGGCTACTCCAACAACTTCTTCTCCTATGTCCATGACGTGGACGGAGATGGATTCAAGGATGTGCTCGTGCTGGGCTTCCCCGGCAAGGAAGGCCGCTGGTACCGCAACCCGGGCAAGACTCCCGCTGCGGAGTGGGCCGTGTATCAGGTGGCAGATATCGTGGATAACGAATCTCCCGAGTTCACGGACATCACTGGCGACGGCAAGCCGGAGATCGTGTGTTCGCGCGAGGGACGCTTCGGCTACTACTCCCCGGACGGTGGAGATGTGACGAAGGCCTGGCAGTGGCACCCGCTTACGGAAGATGTGAAGGTGGGCAAGTTCACCCACGGCATGGGGATTGGTGATGTGAATGGCGATGGCCGTCTGGATTTCCTGGAGGCAAAGCGCTGGTGGGAAGCTCCTGCTTCGGGTGATGCCTGGAAGCAGCACACCTTCAATCTCACCGGTGGTGGTGGTGCGCAGATGTTTGCCTATGATTTCAATGGCGATGGTCGCAACGACATCATCACCTCACTGAATGCGCACCAGTACGGTGTGGCCTTGTTTGAGAACAAGGGCGGGCAGGATGGCGCCGCTTGGGAAAAGCAGCTCATCGTGGGCTCCCAGCCCTGGGAGAATGCATACGGCATCCGTTTCAGTCAACCGCATGCCCTGGCGCTGCAGGATGTGGATGGAGATGGCATCAAGGATCTCATCACCGGCAAGCGCTACTGGGCGCACAACGGCCACGACCCCAATGAGCGCGATCCTCGTGTGCTCTACTGGTTCCAGACGAAACGCGGCAAGGATGGCAAGGTCGACTTCATCCCGCACATGATCGATGGCGACACCGGCGTGGGTACGCAACTCACCACGGGTGACATTGATGGTGATGGCCTCCTTGATGTGGTAGTCGGCAACAAGTACGGCTGCCGTGTGCTTCTGCAGCGTCGTGAGCAGGTGAGTCCGGAGCGATTTGCGCAGTTCCAGCCCAAGAAGTTCTACGGTCCTGATTCCACGCCTTCCTCGAAGTACGCAGGCGGCCAGAGTCCTCAGGATGCCATCAAGGGGATGACGCTGCCCGCAGGTTTCAAGGCGGAACTCGTGACCGCCGAGCCGGACCTCGTGCAGCCCATCGCCATGTGCTGGGATGAACGTGGACGCCTCTGGGTGGTGGAAGGGAACACCTATCCGCAGCGTGCCCCGGAGGGAGAGGGCAAGGACCGCATCCTCATCTTCGCGGATGAAGATGGGAATGGCAGCTTCGAGACGCGCAAGGTATTCGCGGATAACCTCAATCTCGTCTCCGGTATTGAAGTTGGCTTTGGCGGTGTGTGGATTGGTTCCGCGCCGAATTTCCTTTTCATCCCGGACAAGGACCGCGACGACAAGCCGGATGGCCCTGCGCAGGTGCTGTTGGATGGCTGGGGATACCAGGACACGCACGAGACACTCAACAGCTTCATCTGGGGACCGGATGGCTGGCTGTACGGCTGCCAGGGTGTCTTCACCCATTCACGCGTCGGCAAGCCAGGCACGCCGGATGAGCAGCGCGTGCCGCTGAACTGCTGCGTGTGGCGCTACCATCCAGTGAAGCACGAGTTCGAAGTCTTCGCCCATGGCACCAGCAATCCATGGGGACTGGACTTCAATGACCAGGGCGAGTTCTTCGTGACCGCCTGTGTAATCCAGCACCTGTATCACATCGTGCCCGGTGGGCGCTATCACCGCCAGGCAGGCCAGCATTTCAATCCGTACACGTATGAAGATATCAGCACGGCGGCGGACCATGTGCACTACGCGGGTACCGTGGGTGAGAATGCCCACTGGGGACCGCGCGCCGGTCAGGTGAATCTCCCCGTCAGTAACGACACGGATCACGCCGGCGGAGGTCATGCGCACTGCGGACTCTCGATTTACAACGGCGACAACTTCCCGGCGGAATACCGTGGCGAGTTGCTCTTCAGCAATCTTCATGGCCATCGCCTGGTGCAGGATCATGCGGACCCCATTGCCAGTTCCTATGTGGGCCAGCATCGTGGCGACTTCCTTCGCAGCAATGATCACTCCTTCATCTCGGTGACGCAGAAGGTCGGGCCGGATGGCGCCTTGTACATCAGCGACTGGGCGGACAAGCAGACCTGCCACCACCGCGATGTGAAGGCATGGGATCGCAGCAACGGGCGCATCTATCGCATCGTGTACGACACGCATAAACCTTGGAAGGGTGATCTCTCCAAGCTGGGCGATGCCGACCTGGCGAAGATGGCGGTGGAGAGCACGAACGGATGGTTCGAGCGCATGGCGCGTCGCATCCTCATGGAGCGCGCCGCCTCGGGTAAACTGGAGAAAGGTGCTGCAGGTAATCCTGTGGCGTCGACACAACTCATGGAGTGGTATGTGAAGAACTCGCCTCCCGCCAGGGAGAGCGCGCCCAATGGCCGATTGAAGTCGCAGTGGGCTTTGGAGATGATTGGCGCCAACCAGCCAGACGTGGTGGGGGCTCCGCCCTCGGACACGGATGAGAGCCTCAACGTCTTTGCCATTCGCACCCTTCCGGGCAAGAGCTTGAATGCGGAATCCATTGGCCACCTCAATACCGCTGCGAAGGCTTCGAAATCTCCCGTGGTGCGTCGCGAACTCGCTTCGCTACTCCAGCGCCTCCCGATCGCACAGCGTGAGGGCATCGCGAAAGCGCTCATCGTGCGCAAGGAGGATGCAACGGATCCCATGATCCCGCTGCTCATCTGGTATGGCATCGAGCCGCTCGTGGGTGAAGACCCTGCGAAGGGCATCGCGCTCGCCACTGTCAGTCAGATGGACATGGTCACCGGCTTCATCTACCGCCGCTTGTCCGGGGAGCCTGCGGGACGTGAGGCGCTTCTGTCTGCCATTGCCGGTATGAAGGATCCCGCTCAGCAGAAGAAGACACTGGCCATGCTGGTGGATGCTGCACGCACGGCGGGCAAGCTTTCCCTGCCGCAAAACTGGTCTGCTACTTCGGCTTCTCTGCGTGCGGTGGATGCTGACGCGGTGAATGAGCTGTCCGCACTCTTCGGCGATGCAGCCGCCATCACGGCATTCCGCGAAGAGCTGGCGAATGCATCCGCTCCACCGCAAAAGCGCGAGGCAGCATTGCGCATTCTTCTGCAGGTGCGTGACGTTGCCTCCGCAAAGCAAAGCCAGCAGATCATCGATGGTGCGGCATCGCCTCTTCGTCGCAAGGCAATTCAAGCACTCGCGGGTCTTCCTGACGAAGGCAATGCTCCAGCGCTCGTGAAGGCCTATGCCTCCCTCTCCAACGAAGAGAAGAGTGATGCCATTTCCGTGCTCGCATCCACGAAGGAAGGTGCGGTTGCGTTGCTGAAGGCGGTGGAGAGCAAGACGGTGCCCAGGGATGCGCTCACGCCCTTCCTCATCCGCCAGCTCGAAACGCTCAAGGATAAGAACGTGGATGCGCTTGTCGCCCAGGTATGGGGCACCGTGAATCAAGCGAAGGCGGAGCTGCCGCAACGCGTGGCGAAGTTCAAGGCGATGCTTTCCGCAGACAAGCTCAAGGGCGCTGACCTCGTGAATGGCAAGCTCGTTTTCACCAGCACCTGCGGCACCTGCCACAGGCTTCTAGGTGAAGGCGCCAATGTTGGCCCTGACCTCACCGGATCGAATCGCGGTAGCATTGATTACCTTCTTGAGAACGTGCTCGATCCCAATGCCATCATTGGGAAGGCCTACCAACTCAATCTTTTCTCCATGAAGGATGGCCGCGTGCTGAGCGGCATTGTGAAGGAGGAGACGGATGGCGCCTATCGCATGGTCATGCCGGGCGGGGTGGAGTTCACTCTCACCAAAGCCGAGGTGGCCAAGCGTGAAGTGTCGAAGTTCAGCACCATGCCCGAGGGACAGTTCGAAGCGCTTCCGCCCGAGATGGTCATCAACCTCGTCGCTTACCTTCAGAATAACGTCTCCAAGCCCGCAACGCCTGTGGCCGCTGGTGGCAGTGCCCGCAGCGTGGAGGGCGCCATCGAAGGTGAATCACTCAAGGTGCTCAGCAAGACCGGCGGCACTGCCCGTCCGCAGCCCATGGGTGGATTTGGCCCCAACTGGAGCGGTGGCCAGCATCTGTGGTGGACCGGCGCCAAGGCGGGCGACACCCTGACTCTCTCCCTTCCTGTGGAGAAGGCGGGCAAGTACGCTCTCAAGATTGCCCTCACCAAGGCGCGAGACTACGGCATGATCGAAGCCTCGCTGGACGAAACTCCCATCACCGCCGCGAAGCTGGATCTCTACAACACGCCAAACGTGGTCCACACCGGCGAGCTCGACTGGGGCAGCTACGATCTGCCGGCCGGCGAAAACAAACTCACCATCAAAATCACCGGCGCCAATGCCGCAGCCATCCAGAAGTTCATGGTGGGCATTGACTACATCAAGCTTCAAAAGCTTTAG
- a CDS encoding sigma-70 family RNA polymerase sigma factor: MAFIPSGNGRTPPSDSSEHEGDYTSGPAPVVAVESVPWREWYEAHASRLLLYVRQWLPRRQDAEDAVQAGFVKFWKHRPDPVSEDTPLLYATVRCAALDLLKSQMRAAKRESDAGREWDDRWWDAPTLEEQERAQALQKAMQRLSEEHREVLLLKIWAEMTFAEVAQTLNENPNTVAARYRSALANLKKLLPEDCHERV; the protein is encoded by the coding sequence ATGGCATTCATCCCATCTGGCAACGGGCGCACCCCACCCAGCGACAGTAGCGAGCACGAGGGCGATTACACCTCTGGTCCCGCTCCAGTTGTCGCTGTGGAGTCTGTCCCGTGGCGGGAGTGGTATGAGGCGCATGCCTCGCGCTTGCTGCTCTACGTCCGCCAGTGGCTGCCACGCCGGCAGGATGCGGAGGACGCGGTGCAGGCGGGGTTTGTGAAGTTCTGGAAGCACCGGCCGGATCCCGTGTCGGAGGACACGCCGCTGCTCTATGCCACCGTGCGGTGTGCGGCGCTGGATCTTCTCAAGTCCCAGATGCGCGCGGCGAAGCGGGAATCGGATGCGGGGCGCGAGTGGGATGACCGCTGGTGGGATGCACCCACCCTGGAGGAGCAGGAGCGTGCCCAAGCGCTGCAGAAAGCCATGCAACGCCTCTCCGAGGAACATCGTGAAGTCCTGCTGCTCAAGATTTGGGCGGAGATGACCTTCGCTGAAGTCGCCCAAACCCTGAACGAGAACCCGAACACCGTGGCCGCCCGGTACCGCTCCGCGCTGGCCAACCTGAAAAAACTTCTGCCCGAAGATTGTCATGAACGAGTCTGA
- a CDS encoding PDZ domain-containing protein: MKSNRLKQALMCVSLLSSCLVPAAMLKAQDEKEKDPIAEKKELVEKELRKLKEQKLEKQFHMKGPDSGESGPVVRKMLMKKEVKPGTKVPFLGVVLGPVDASLGSQLGLPDGIGVLVRAVMDDSPAAKAGVIEHDVLHYFNDQLLVNEPQLQTLVQQAGIGNEVKLTLFRRGKSEVITVKLGEILASDEPRPEGDGPRMFRRFTVPGPAGRDGDITLTASVRNPEVYEREVKEFQERMHKLQGNAEEIRKEIERFTAHMKDTVKLEAAKQKGVLQYRDKEGGEPKIRVEILTDGEGGSGAVASAISSAVGKDGTTYFTHNNVTVTKWKNDQGSGELKVENGRKQLTVRDTEGKELFSGPIDTPEQRQKLSPEVREQVERIEKGVKVEVRSSDTPSPDSKKPEGD, encoded by the coding sequence ATGAAATCGAATCGACTGAAGCAAGCGCTGATGTGCGTCTCCTTGTTATCCTCATGTCTCGTGCCCGCCGCCATGCTGAAGGCGCAGGATGAGAAAGAGAAAGACCCCATCGCCGAAAAGAAGGAACTGGTGGAAAAGGAGTTGAGAAAACTCAAGGAGCAGAAGCTCGAGAAGCAGTTCCATATGAAAGGTCCCGACTCCGGTGAGTCTGGTCCTGTCGTGAGGAAGATGCTCATGAAGAAAGAGGTGAAACCCGGGACGAAAGTGCCCTTCCTGGGAGTGGTGCTCGGACCGGTGGATGCATCCCTGGGCTCGCAGCTCGGCCTGCCGGATGGCATCGGTGTTCTGGTGCGCGCGGTCATGGATGACAGCCCGGCGGCCAAGGCGGGTGTGATAGAACATGATGTGCTGCATTATTTCAATGACCAGCTCCTGGTGAATGAGCCCCAGTTGCAAACGCTGGTGCAGCAGGCCGGCATTGGCAATGAAGTGAAGCTCACGCTCTTCCGGAGAGGTAAATCCGAGGTTATCACCGTGAAGCTGGGCGAGATCCTGGCTAGTGATGAGCCCCGGCCAGAGGGCGATGGGCCGCGCATGTTCCGCCGGTTCACGGTCCCAGGTCCTGCGGGACGGGATGGAGACATCACGTTAACCGCCTCGGTCCGGAACCCTGAGGTTTATGAACGTGAAGTGAAGGAGTTCCAGGAGCGCATGCACAAGCTGCAAGGGAACGCAGAGGAAATCCGCAAGGAGATTGAGCGCTTCACCGCCCACATGAAGGACACCGTCAAGCTTGAAGCCGCGAAGCAAAAGGGAGTCCTGCAGTATCGGGACAAGGAAGGTGGTGAGCCCAAGATCCGGGTGGAGATCTTGACAGACGGGGAGGGTGGATCAGGAGCGGTGGCCTCAGCCATTTCCAGCGCCGTGGGCAAGGATGGCACCACCTACTTCACCCACAACAACGTGACGGTCACCAAATGGAAGAACGATCAGGGCAGCGGAGAGCTCAAGGTGGAGAATGGTCGCAAACAGCTCACCGTGAGGGATACTGAAGGGAAGGAACTCTTCTCGGGTCCTATTGATACCCCGGAACAGCGCCAAAAGCTCTCTCCCGAAGTGCGTGAGCAGGTGGAGCGCATTGAGAAGGGCGTGAAGGTGGAGGTCCGCTCCTCCGATACTCCAAGCCCGGATTCCAAGAAGCCGGAAGGCGATTAG
- a CDS encoding 23S rRNA (pseudouridine(1915)-N(3))-methyltransferase RlmH produces MKWQIIVVGKPSLPWARQGMEDYAGRLRHKASVEIVHLREGPPAQVAQKALEASEGAWRIVLDERGKQMSSVALAQWIEKQEMSGRKRVCLLIGGADGHPPEVRAAANELWSLSAMTLQHELALVVLMEQIYRACSINRGEPYHRV; encoded by the coding sequence ATGAAGTGGCAGATCATCGTTGTGGGAAAGCCGTCGCTCCCCTGGGCTCGCCAGGGGATGGAGGACTATGCCGGTCGACTCCGGCACAAGGCCTCCGTGGAAATCGTTCACCTTCGGGAGGGACCGCCTGCCCAGGTGGCGCAGAAGGCCCTTGAGGCGAGCGAGGGCGCCTGGCGTATTGTCCTCGACGAGAGAGGAAAGCAGATGTCCAGCGTGGCTTTGGCCCAGTGGATAGAGAAGCAGGAAATGTCCGGCCGGAAACGCGTCTGTCTGCTGATTGGTGGGGCGGACGGGCATCCTCCAGAAGTGCGCGCGGCCGCCAACGAGCTTTGGTCCCTCTCGGCCATGACCCTCCAGCATGAGCTGGCCCTGGTAGTGCTCATGGAGCAGATCTACCGTGCCTGCAGCATCAATCGAGGTGAGCCTTACCATAGGGTGTGA